From the genome of Meiothermus sp. CFH 77666, one region includes:
- a CDS encoding CinA family nicotinamide mononucleotide deamidase-related protein, producing the protein MFLAEIIGVGDELLYGETVDTNTAEIAVSLQPYAVEVRRTLRVADDLETLAQEVHQAWQKARLVVLSGGLGPTPDDITREAIAAALGETLELDPVVLEWLEKLFADRGWKMPEANRKQALKIPSARWIENPRGTAPGWWVHQADKDLICLPGPPAEWRPMWAQTLPQLHLPPKPYKQVTFKTFGLGESRIVELLGELFKRNGQVEVGTYARMDGVAVVVRGEPSLVDPLVERIRPLLGQAVWGQDSDTLPVLTLKALEAQQATLATLESVTGGALGALLTGVAGASRSYLGGLVPYSLAAKSQLPIDPGVAAQHGVVSAAFAEAMASTARHMLNSTYALSTTGVAGPEALEDQPVGTLYVGLAGPGGVKSRHYRLPGANRDVLRQRAAHAALAFLVSELRGAQ; encoded by the coding sequence ATGTTTTTAGCAGAAATAATCGGGGTAGGGGATGAGCTCCTGTATGGCGAAACCGTGGATACCAACACGGCAGAAATCGCCGTCAGCCTTCAGCCCTACGCCGTGGAGGTGCGCCGAACGCTTCGGGTTGCCGACGACCTGGAAACCCTGGCCCAGGAGGTGCATCAGGCCTGGCAAAAGGCCCGGCTGGTGGTGCTTTCGGGGGGGCTGGGCCCCACCCCCGACGACATTACCCGCGAGGCCATCGCGGCGGCTTTGGGTGAAACCCTGGAGCTAGACCCAGTAGTGCTGGAGTGGCTCGAGAAGCTCTTTGCGGATCGGGGTTGGAAGATGCCCGAGGCCAACCGCAAACAGGCCCTCAAAATCCCCTCGGCCCGTTGGATCGAGAACCCTCGGGGCACCGCCCCCGGCTGGTGGGTGCATCAAGCAGACAAAGACCTGATCTGCCTGCCCGGCCCCCCGGCGGAGTGGCGCCCGATGTGGGCCCAGACCCTGCCCCAACTGCACCTGCCGCCAAAGCCCTACAAGCAGGTGACTTTCAAGACCTTTGGCCTGGGGGAGTCGCGCATTGTGGAGCTATTGGGCGAGCTATTCAAGCGCAATGGGCAGGTCGAGGTGGGCACCTACGCCAGGATGGACGGGGTAGCGGTGGTGGTGCGCGGCGAACCAAGCCTGGTAGACCCCCTTGTAGAGCGCATCCGCCCACTGTTGGGCCAGGCGGTCTGGGGCCAGGATAGCGACACCTTGCCGGTGCTCACCCTCAAGGCGCTGGAAGCCCAACAGGCCACACTGGCAACCCTCGAGTCCGTAACGGGCGGAGCGCTGGGGGCCCTCCTGACCGGGGTGGCGGGCGCTTCCCGGAGTTACCTGGGAGGGCTGGTTCCTTACAGCCTTGCTGCCAAGTCCCAACTCCCTATTGACCCAGGTGTAGCCGCTCAGCACGGCGTGGTTTCTGCCGCCTTCGCCGAGGCCATGGCTTCCACCGCCCGCCACATGCTGAACTCAACCTACGCCCTCTCGACCACCGGGGTAGCCGGGCCCGAGGCCCTCGAGGATCAGCCGGTGGGCACACTCTACGTGGGTCTGGCGGGCCCCGGCGGCGTCAAGTCTAGGCACTACCGCCTGCCCGGCGCAAACCGCGATGTGCTTCGCCAACGGGCCGCCCATGCCGCCCTGGCGTTTCTGGTATCCGAACTGCGGGGAGCCCAATGA
- the thpR gene encoding RNA 2',3'-cyclic phosphodiesterase, producing MRLFYAIFPPRTVQEALGQAQEKVRGFKGWKPSPVHQLHITLLFLGQQPEERLPEFRRIGREVAAAVPAFEVVLGGTGYFPATGSPRVWFVKATGTGLEPLAKGLQQALPDLETAAFHPHLTLARKKGPAPRIGPLVMNLQFRAKAVCLVESKLERSGAQYRVIEQFPLG from the coding sequence ATGAGGCTCTTCTATGCCATCTTCCCCCCGCGCACGGTGCAGGAAGCCCTGGGCCAGGCCCAGGAGAAGGTACGGGGCTTCAAGGGCTGGAAGCCGAGTCCAGTCCACCAGCTTCACATCACCCTGCTTTTTTTGGGTCAACAGCCCGAGGAGCGCCTGCCCGAGTTCCGCCGCATCGGACGAGAAGTGGCGGCCGCGGTGCCCGCCTTTGAGGTAGTGCTGGGGGGAACCGGGTACTTTCCCGCTACTGGCTCCCCCCGGGTCTGGTTTGTAAAGGCCACCGGAACGGGTCTGGAGCCCCTGGCGAAAGGGCTACAACAAGCACTTCCAGACCTGGAAACAGCAGCGTTTCATCCTCACCTGACCCTGGCTCGCAAAAAGGGCCCGGCCCCCCGCATCGGGCCGTTGGTGATGAATCTACAGTTCCGGGCCAAAGCAGTATGCTTGGTGGAGTCGAAGCTCGAGCGTTCGGGTGCACAGTATCGCGTTATAGAACAGTTTCCGCTTGGTTGA
- the recA gene encoding recombinase RecA, with protein MDKERQKALEGALKSIEKQFGKGAVMRLGEAPRQQVDVISTGSLGLDMALGIGGIPRGRVIEIYGPESGGKTTLALSIIAQAQQMGGVAAFVDAEHALDPIYAKSLGVNIDDLLVSQPDTGEQALEIVELLTRSGAIDVIVIDSVAALVPQAEIEGQMGDAFVGIQARLMSQALRKLTAALSKSNTAAIFINQIREKVGQMYGNPETTPGGRALKFYASVRLDVRKQGQPIKVGNEAVGNRVRVKVTKNKLAPPFREHEIELYFGKGIDPLADLVTVAIAAEVVSKSGSWLSYGETRLGQGKEKAAEFLRGEPRMAQEIREKVLAQAGKLSVLATSGEDEESSAMAAEA; from the coding sequence ATGGATAAAGAGAGACAAAAAGCGTTGGAAGGGGCTTTAAAGTCCATCGAAAAGCAGTTTGGCAAAGGGGCCGTGATGCGCCTGGGCGAAGCCCCCCGACAGCAGGTGGATGTGATTTCCACCGGCAGCCTGGGCCTGGACATGGCCCTGGGCATCGGCGGGATTCCCAGGGGTCGGGTCATCGAGATTTATGGCCCCGAATCCGGCGGCAAGACCACCCTGGCCCTCTCCATCATCGCCCAAGCCCAGCAGATGGGCGGGGTAGCGGCTTTTGTGGACGCCGAACATGCCCTCGACCCCATCTATGCCAAGAGCCTGGGGGTCAATATCGACGATCTGCTGGTCTCCCAGCCCGACACCGGCGAACAGGCCCTGGAAATTGTGGAACTGCTGACCCGCTCGGGCGCCATAGACGTCATTGTGATTGACTCGGTGGCGGCCCTGGTACCCCAGGCCGAAATCGAGGGGCAGATGGGCGATGCCTTTGTGGGCATCCAGGCCCGCTTGATGAGCCAGGCCCTGCGCAAGCTGACCGCGGCCCTCTCCAAAAGCAACACAGCGGCTATCTTTATCAACCAGATTCGGGAAAAGGTGGGTCAGATGTACGGCAACCCCGAGACCACCCCTGGCGGGCGGGCCCTCAAGTTCTATGCCTCGGTGCGGCTGGACGTGCGCAAGCAGGGCCAGCCCATCAAGGTGGGCAACGAGGCGGTGGGCAACCGGGTGCGGGTCAAGGTGACCAAGAACAAGCTGGCCCCCCCTTTCCGTGAGCACGAGATCGAGCTGTACTTCGGCAAGGGCATTGACCCCCTGGCCGACCTGGTGACGGTGGCCATTGCAGCCGAGGTGGTGAGCAAATCGGGCTCCTGGCTTTCCTACGGCGAGACCCGGCTGGGCCAGGGCAAGGAGAAGGCCGCCGAGTTCCTCAGAGGCGAACCCCGCATGGCCCAGGAGATCCGCGAGAAAGTTTTGGCCCAAGCTGGTAAGCTATCGGTACTGGCAACCTCTGGTGAGGACGAAGAGTCTTCTGCCATGGCTGCCGAGGCTTAA